The following proteins are encoded in a genomic region of Colletotrichum higginsianum IMI 349063 chromosome 9, whole genome shotgun sequence:
- a CDS encoding Peptidase inhibitor i9 — MRPSAFLVAALTVVPGVLAVDQMKSVIIWAQSDSISDDIIAKAKQSVIDAGGQITHTYSLIRGFACVTPVKVLESVQAFSEGLVIDEDHTVTGS, encoded by the exons ATGAGGCCCTCCGCgttcctcgtcgccgcgcttaccgtcgtccccggcgtcctcgccgttgacCAGATGAAGTCCGTCATCATCTGGGCCCAGTCCGACTCCATCAGCGACGATAtcatcgccaaggccaagcaGTCTGTCATCGACGCCGGTGGCCAGATCACCCACACCTACTCCCTCATTAG GGGATTCGCATGTGTCACACCCGTCAAGGTCCTCGAGTCTGTCCAGGCTTTCAGTGAAGGTCTCGTAATCGACGAAGACCACACCGTCACCGGCTCGTAA
- a CDS encoding Ribosomal protein S12, whose product MPRGLNAARKLRMNRKDQKWADLGYKKRALGTAFKSSPFGGSSHAKGIVLEKVGVEAKQPNSAIRKCVRVQLIKNGKKVTAFVPNDGCLNFVDENDEVLLAGFGRKGKAKGDIPGVRFKVVKVSGVGLLALWKEKKEKPRS is encoded by the exons ATGCCTCGTGGACTCAATGCGGCGCGCAAGTTGCGCATGAACCGTAAGGACCAGAAGTGGGCCGACCTCGGATACAAGAAgcgcgccctcggcaccgctTTCAAGTCCTCCCCCTTCGGTGGTTCCTCTCACGCCAAGGGCATCGTCCTCGAGAAGGTCGGTGTTGAGGCAAAGCAGCCCAACTCTGCCATCCGAAAGTGTGTTCGTGTTCAGTTGATCAAGAACGGCAAGAAGGTCACTGCTTTCG TCCCCAACGACGGTTGCTTGAACTTTgtcgacgagaacgacgagGTCCTCTTGGCCGGTTTCGGTcgcaagggcaaggccaagggtgATATTCCCGGTGTCCGCTTcaaggtcgtcaaggtcTCTGGTGTCGGTCTGCTCGCTCTgtggaaggagaagaaggagaagcccAGATCCTAA